The stretch of DNA ATTATTTTTTGACGAAAGCAATTAATTTTATGATAtcacgaacaaattttgaatttccaAACATTTTTCGTAAATATGAACATTTttagaatttgtgaacaattttctaaagcacgaatattttttaaaatttgagaacaaattttgaaacagagaacatTTTCGAAAATGccaaacaaatttggaagcacaaacatctattgaatacatgaacaaaaaattgaaatccaGAGCATTTTTTGAAATCTTTGAACAAATTTTgttaaacacaaacatttttttataaaaatgcaatcttTTATTTTATAAAATCATGGGTTGGAAAGGCAAACAAATTTCgtatattttgaacattttttattttgcattttttgTACTCCCTGCAAAAATGCGAACAATTTTAAAATTTTGAGAATGCCTTTTCAACTTGCGAACAAAGTTTTGAAATGCAAACAAATTTTGAGCATTTTTATGAAAAAAAGCAGGACAAAGAAAGAGaaatagaaaaaaggaaaaaacaaagaaaaagcatTCCAAACAAAATTGGAACAATTTTTAAAATCACAAACATATTATTTATTTTTAGACCAAAGTTAGAAACGGAGAACAATTTTCAAAATTCGAAACAAATTTTAAACGTGAACATTTTTTGCATacgtgaacaaaattttgaaaacataattttttttgaaatcccggtcattatttgaaaatgaaaaaaaacattccAAACATTTTTTTGGAAAATGAAAACAATTTTTGAAATGCCCGAACAAATTTTTGAAAATGCGGACattatttgaatttatgaacaattttGAAAGTACGCCAATTTTTACAAAATTTAAAATATTTTAAAAGTACGAATATTTTTTCCAgtttctgaacaaaatttgaaacctgATTTGTTTTTAAAAATGGACTTGAAATGTAAAGGAAACGAAAAAAAGaaatcaaaaaggaaaagaaaagaagcaGAAAGGTCGACAAAAGAAAAAAACTGTTCTAGGAACCCTCTAGAAGTTTCCCAAAATCAGAAAAACCCGGCTGGGAAACTTTAGAAGGTTGCCGAAACCGGAAAGTGCCCCAATTGATTAACGGGCTGGCCCACGTGAGCGCTTCGATCGCCAGCTCTGTGCGTTGCGTCGACAGTTCGACGCAAGGAGCGACAAATAGGGGATTCCGGTTATAAGTATCTGATTCTCAATTGCctcaaaaagaaagaaaataatctGATTCTAGAATAAAAAAGGTTAGAAGTGTCTGTTCGGCCCATGCATGGCATGGGAAATATCTAACGTTCAATGTGCATTTCCCGTCTTGCATGTTTCAGTGCTCGACAAATCGTATACAAAATATTCTCCATTAATCAGCATTCACAGCCTTCCATCAAAAACAAAGGAAAATCAGCACTCACAGCCTGTGCGCAATCCGCATTCTTGGTGGATATTAATTTTGTCCTCCAAATTTACACCCGCGCATTTACTTGCAGCGTATCTCGCGATTTCGCACCGATCGGTCGTGCATGCTGGATTCCCAAAGCTTCTCTGTCGTTCTGTTGCTGGCAGGCGGTCCACGTTTCTGCGCTGTAAATGAATTCGCGTGAGGTCTCCCCAGGCCGCCTGTGATGGGATGGCGAGGCCGCCACACGCCTACCCGGGGCGCTGGCCGTCCTATAAATAGGGCCGCATGTCGAGGCTCAGAGGCAACGCAGACGCAGCCTCGACCAGGGGATAGATAAGGATAGATCGGGAGTCAgcttgggagagagagagagagggtcgagAGAGAGGAGGAATCGCCAGACACGATGGGCGCCACCGGCCAACGTCGGCTGTCATCTCTGCCCGCGGCGGCGGCCGCGCCCCTCCTGCTTCTGCTCGTCGTGTCCTCCTGTAAGTCGATGGTTTCCGGCCGGTGCACGATCTTTTTGTATATATCGCCCATTTCTGTTTGAATTGTTAACTGATTCGCTTCGATTCTGACAGGgagccaggcggcggcggcggctccggtctgGACGACGGCGCTGGAGAAGCACGTGGCGTTCTTCGACACCGACAACGACGGCATCGTCTCCTTCTCCGAGACCGAGCAAGGTGAGGAAACGACCGTCGATCACGCGTCTTCTCCGCCCCCCTTGTTTATCGGCTTCGGTCCTTTTTTGCATCGACGGCTGGCCGTCGTCGCAGACTTCTAATTTTGCCCCTTTGTGTGCATGCATGCAGGGCTTCGTGCCATCGGTCTCGGAGCTATCGAGGCGGCGGCCAGCGCGACCCTGATCAACGGAGCCATCGGACCCAAGACCAGACCTGTACGGCCATGCTCTTTCTCTCACTTGTCCAACACGCGTAAACAATCTCATGCCGTTTCCATGTTCCCTTGGGCGCTTAATCCATGTCAAATATCATCGGGGTTGTTACTTGTTCAGTAGTTCGTAGGCGACAGTTATGAGTTTACAAGGTCATCTTTCTTCGGCGTGCTCCTCCAGTCTCCTCATAGTCAGTTAGTTTGGTGCATATATGGCAAGGTTGGCGGCCTAAATAAACGCTTTACGCGCAAGCACACTTGTCGTCCAACACGTCCTTTTGTGTACACCTGCAACTGTGTGCCCTACTCTTGACACGAGTACAGAACCCGTGGACACAGTACCTGATACAAACATAACATGCAGGAAAATGCTACGACGTCGCGGTTTGACATCTACATAGCCAACATCCATAAAGGGATCCACGGGAGCGACAGCGGCTCGTACGATGCTCAAGGAAGGTTCGTTCCGGCCAAGTTCAACGACATATtcgccaagtacgccaaggtcaagccGAACGCCCTGAACGAGGACGAGCTGGGGGAGATGCGCACTGCCAACAGGAAGGAGGGTGACTTCAAAGGATGGTAATAATTTATCTCTCTTATTCATGCCGACGGTCGAGGTGTCGCCGTGCTAACTCCGCCGGCGGTTGCAGGGCGGCGTCGAAGGCGGAGTGGGGCATGCTCTACAGCCTCGCCAAGGACAAGGACGGCTTCCTTCAGAAGGACACCGCGCGCAGCGTCTACGACGGCAGCCTCTTCGCTAAGCTGGCCAAGAAGGCTGCTTCGTCTGGAAATTAACCGACCCCGACCGTGATTTGTACCCCGTGTTTTTTCCTCGAGATGGAATTTGTACTCCGTATTATTCGTGTCTTGTTCGTTGAACATGTGCTGTCGCTGTACAATTAAAAATGAAACCTGTTAATGCAAATATAATTTAGTCCTCCATTTGGCATGGCCGTTGCTGCTTCTGCAGATCCGGCGTTTTCTCCTAAGATCCTTGTGTGATGAACGTTTTTTCCTAAGGACGACTGGTCTTTTTTCAGCGTACTATAAGCTCGATTGGTCTAGAGCTCGATGGATCAGCTGACTTGTTATTACAGGTGACTACTAGTGCCCAAACATGAAGGAGGATTTGGGTGTGAATAATCGAGACTGTTCAATATTAGCCTGCTGAGCAAATGGTGGTGGAAGCTTGAGAGCAGTGATGGCCCCTGGCAGCAAATTGTTAGGCCAGAATATAAGTTTCAGGATGGCATCTCCATAGGGGAAATGCATTGTAGCTCCCAGGTGCCACACACCCCTATATAAATATAGCATTAAAATACTAGGAAATTTAAAAAAATTTGAAGTTTTGGGATATCAAACATGGGTGCCCATCGTACACCCCGTGTTTAGTTTTGTGGGGAATGGGTACCCATGGTATCTGTGGCGAAGGAAATACGGTCCGACATACGATCTATCCAAATATATTCTTATACATAGTAGGATTCTTTTGACTTTTTTATCGAGATTACCACGGGCACCCATTCCCCAGAAACTGAATACATGTGTCCAATGGGCACCCAAGTTTTTTTTTGAAGAGAGGCAaaaagatttgcctcattcatTAAATAAGTGGAATAAGTTTATGTTCGTGTTACAACACTGACAGCGCCGCAACACCCGAAATAAAGGTGACCAACTACTCTCGCGTCGTCAAGTATCCCAACTTTCTTGCACCCGCTGATATCCAAAGCGTGGCCTCCTTCTTAATGTTGGCGAGTAGAACTGTCGGCGGAGCACTCTTCTGACGGAACACTCGCGCATTCCTCTCGTTCCAAATGGTCCAGGCGACTAGCATGGTGAGCGAGGCCATCGCCTTCCTGTTGGGGATAGATGTGTCGGAGAGGCCCACCCACCACTCTTCGATGTTGCCTGAGAGGTGCCATGAGGAAGTATCAATGCTCACCAGTTGCAGCCGGTCCTTGACTAATCCCCATAGGCGGATAGAGAAGCGGCATTTGTAGAAAAGGTGGTCAACATACTCTTGCTCCTGCTTGCAAAGTGTACAAAGGCCACAGTTTGGCCATCCGCGCTTCTCCAATCTGTCTGCCGTCCAAATTATGTTTTGAATAGCCAGCCAAGCGAAGAATTTGACTTTGGGGGGAGCCCAAGCCCTCCACACAGTGTGCTCCATAGGGGATTTGATTGTGCCAAGGAATTGCGCTTTGTATGCCGACTCGGCCGTGTATTGCCCGCTAGCGGTGTGCTTCCATACAATATCATCTTCGGCATCCTCCTCGAGATGGAAGCCACGAAGCTTGTCCAGAGGGTGACAAACTGA from Triticum dicoccoides isolate Atlit2015 ecotype Zavitan chromosome 6A, WEW_v2.0, whole genome shotgun sequence encodes:
- the LOC119319605 gene encoding probable peroxygenase 4, with amino-acid sequence MGATGQRRLSSLPAAAAAPLLLLLVVSSWSQAAAAAPVWTTALEKHVAFFDTDNDGIVSFSETEQGLRAIGLGAIEAAASATLINGAIGPKTRPENATTSRFDIYIANIHKGIHGSDSGSYDAQGRFVPAKFNDIFAKYAKVKPNALNEDELGEMRTANRKEGDFKGWAASKAEWGMLYSLAKDKDGFLQKDTARSVYDGSLFAKLAKKAASSGN